Genomic segment of Sebastes fasciatus isolate fSebFas1 chromosome 3, fSebFas1.pri, whole genome shotgun sequence:
ACTACAAATAAACACGAATACTATACTCTGAAACTATAAATACACACTAAAAATACACTCTAATACTACAAATACACACCAATACTACAAATACACTAATACTATACTCTAATACTACAAATATACACTAATACTATATTCTGAAACTACAAATACACACTAAAACTTCAAATACACACTAATACTATACTCTGAAACTACAAATACACACTAAAACTTCAAATACACACTAATACTATACTCTAAAACTACAACCAAAGTGATTTCCTATAGAAACATCTGGGAAAGAAGAAAACATCTGTCTGTTGTGTGTGTCGGTGGTTAAAGTCCGTTCATGAGATGAATGTTTTAAAGAGGCTCTCTGTTAAAAACACaacttatataaatataaacagtatgtataaatacaaataagatATTAAATAGAGTTTGAGGGCTGCAGACTgaacacatctgtgtgtgtttttatttaaagggttcaacttttaatgtgaaattcAGTATCTGAGGTGTGAGTTACATaactgtgggtgtgtgtgtgtgtgcctgcgtgcgagtgtgtgtgtgagtgtgtgtgtgtgtgtgtgtgtgtgtgtgtgtgtgtgcgtgcatgtgtgtgtgtgtgcctgcgtgtGAGTGTGCgggtgagtttgtgtgtgtgtgtgtgtgtgtgcctgcgtgtgcgtgtgttcacAGTACAAAGGGTTAATTGTGGATTCGGACACGTTGCTctttctctcactgtgtgttctgtaaAACATATTCTGCAgtcagaaatataaaacatattcagGTACTTCAGTAAAACTCAATATAAATAACATGATGGAAGTTTTGGGAACAAAGTGTACTTCaagtataaaaagtaaaatatctcGTTATGCAGAGTCGTGTTTATATTATCACATTATTGAATCAATATTATCATGTGAGCTGTATCTGAATGCTGTCGTTGGTGCAGcttttaaataattcatatgTGAAAACAAAGAATCAACTTTTATAAActcatcaaatgtttttttagctAAAGTACCTCCAGCTGTTAGATAAACACACGCAGCACAGTAGAAGTATATAGAAGTGGAAATACTAGTAAAGTAACTTCCCGTCACTGCTGACACTTTTATCCAACATGTGTTCTGAGGCGGTTTTATGAACCTAACATGTAAAAAATGTTCATGTCTGCATCTCACGATTATTTTTCATGaatctattgattattttattgattaatcgattgttTTACCTTCAAAAACaccagaaaacagtgaaaaagcaGAGTTCCAGGTGGTTAACAGACcacagatgttcagtttactgtgAAATAAAACTGTCACCAGACGATACGGTATGGTACGGTACAGTACaatacggtacggtacggtatgAAACGATACGGTACAGTACGGTATGAAAcgatacggtacggtacggtatgAAACGATACGgtacggtacgatacgatacggtaTGAAACGATACGGTACAGTACGGTATGAAAcgatacggtacggtacggtatgAAACGATACGGTACAGTACGGTATGAAAcgatacggtacggtacggtatgAAACGATACGGTACGGTACGATATGAAACGATACGGTATGAAACGATACGGTACAGTACGGTATGAAACGATACGGTACAGTACGGTATGAAAcgatacggtacggtacggtatgaaacggtacggtacggtacgatacgatacggtaTGAAACGATACGGTACAGTACGGTATGaaacggtacggtacggtacagtACAATACGGTACTGTATGGTACGGTATGAAACGATATGGTATGAAACGATACGGTATGATACGGTACGATACGGTACGGTACGATACGGTACGATACTGTGCGATACGATAGGGTACGGTACTGTACGGTActgtacggtacggtacggtacgctACGGAGAAACACATACCAATGTAAACCACAACAAACAGATATTGCACAAGATCTGCATAAAAACAGCATAAATAAGAGATAAAGATAAGAACACTATGACGCTGTCACACAACCCGACCGCCtcaagaaacattatttaaaacacCGATTGAGGCACAAACAAGTTTTTAAGACAAGACTTAAATGACTCCAACAACaaaatgattatcaaaatagtttcagATTAATGTTCAGTCAAtaatctagagctgcaacaattagtcgatcaacaggacATTAATCAGCAGGTAGTTTGATAATCGATTCAGATGCTTTTCTTCGTCACATGTGATCGTATTTCTCATTTATCTCGTATATCTTTGAATTTATCGGCTcaaataaaaacagtgtttgAATACGACATCTTGGCCGGTGGGAACTTTTAATGgtcatttctgacattttacagacaaaacaattaattgactaatcaataaaataatcagcagatgaaTTGTTAGTTGTAGgagactaatcaattaatcagatCATCATTTCAGCTCAGCACATCATCCTTTGGTTTACAAGACATTTGTTAATAAAAGAGGCCGACTGTCACATCATCATTAAAACGTGCTTGATTTAAATACAGCCCACTGAATGAAGGTTTAGATTGAATCAGTGACGCTGAGCACACAgacggtgacctttgacctccagttAATGATCAGCTGGTAAACAACAACCCAGGAAAATCAATATAGTAGTTGAGGTATTTTGCTGTGAATCAAAGTATTGGGTGGATTGTAATCGTCAAGCTCCACCTCTAGTGTTGTCTGGCTCTCCTTCAGGCTGAATGTCCGCCGTCTTTATCCTCCAGACTTCCTGTCCGACACTCTGGTCACCATGGACGTCTCCGACCCGCAGACACTCGGCTTCATGGTCTTTGGAGGATTCATGTTCATCTCGGCGGTGGGCATCGCCCTCGTCTCCACGCTCTCCATGAAGGAGACGTCGTATGAGGAGGCGCTGGCCAAACAGCGCCGCAAGCTGGTCCAAACGCAGCctcagagagcagagaagaagaagaaggacaagaccctggagaagaagaacaaaGCCAAGAAGAAGGAGGAGCGGCCCGACGAGAAGCTCTCAGACCCAGGCAGCGATGGCGGCGAGGAGCCTGAGGTGGTGGCTTGTACCGAGCCAGAATCTGACCCAGAACCTGCAGCTGAGCCGGCAGCTGCTGCCCCTGAACCCAAACCAACacctgaaccagaaccagaacccaTCGTGgtcaccgccaccgccaccgccaccaccatCGATTCTCCTCCGGCGCCATCAccaaaggagaagaagaagaagaagtcagcCAAGGTGGAGCTGGCTGCTGTGGTGGAAACCGTTGCTAAGGAAGTTCTGGTCATGGCCGCGGCGCCGGTGGTGGACGTGTCTCCGGTGAACGTCGTCACTGAAGTCACTAAAGAACCAACTGTTGCTAAAATTGAAGAACCCAAAGAGACGGCgagcaagaagaagaagtccaAGAACAAACCTGAACCAGGTGAGTTAACGAATGAACGGGGATCATCGTGTTTATCGACCTCAGAAGAACCAAACTGGTCGGACTCTACGgtaaaataatgtttaattaaaTTATGGATTTCAGTTTGATTAAATTATGTCTGATTAAAGCTGGTTATACACTGTACGGTTTCAGCCCGTTTCCAGATTTTACTCCCCGACGTCAGCGCCTTCTTTAtcctctttttacagtaatcagagcgtcgctatcaagataacaatgaaGGCTACAACAGATATAGCTAGAAAAACTTAGCTAACTTACCTCCAGTTCTCTCTGGACAAGCCgtactgtccacgtcttcctcgcCACGAGTCCATatgacgttaggtcagatgaTGAAGGCAGCATGTTTCGGCCTTGTTAGCAtcgtgacccgtacagacctctgtTAGCTAACAAcctttacctgcctcggagctttcaaaccaaactttattgacaactgtcaacagaaAGGCCCGCTGGAGCTGACGATCAgacagtacagtgtgatcactcaggtcgtggctgacgatcagacagtacagtgtgatcactcaggtcgtggctgacgatcggaccgtacggtgtgatcgctcaggtcgtggctgacgatcggaccgtacggtgtgatcgctcaggtcgtggctgacaaTCGGAccgtacggtgtgatcactccggtcgtgagctttggcttcacATCGCAAATGATCtcctcgtacagtaggagtaggaagtacGACATTTATAGAATTACAGTGTACAGTGTATGGCCAGCTTAAAACAGAACATCCTGTCCTTTTGTCCTGGTTTTTCTTTAAGTGACCGACTCCTCCGTGCCACTGCCGTACGGCGAGCTGCTGTCTGCCGTGTCCAACGGGACGCTCAGCGACGACGAGATGCACAAACTCACGGAGGTCCTGAACCAGACAGCTGGTGTCCGCCAAGACTCTTGGCAGCtggtaatgatttaaataagggctattcaagtgttcgtactgggaagttgatttacctcaaaataaatTATCAGTTATTGGTTAAAGACGTTTCTCcttcccaatgtaagtcaatgggaaAAGGCATTTTTGGggccaatggcatcacgtgtcggacacggaagttgtagtaccgccgtttggcctcTACGGAAATTTGATTCACAGCCCGGggctcttcctggaggcttggatatatacaaattatagtgcattactttttgtaggtatagctacgaacagtttATTGAGACCAGCCTGCAATATACCATTCACCAGAtaccagctaacgttagcagctaGCACGCTTACCAACTAGTTTTAGCAGATGGATCAATACAGTGACATAAATAGCATTCAAAAGTTAACGTTCGACTTAAGTCCAGTGTTCGAGGTAGCACACGACCACCAACACTGTTGAGGTGGTCGTccattattgggtgttgagaagcGGACGGCCCGTTGTTATTCTGAAACATCAATAGTGCTCGGTGTGGAACGGCTTTAAGTCTGATGGTGTTGGCACATGCCACCATTTCCACTACATCACCACCTTCCAACCCACGTGACCCGAAAGCGGCCGTAGTGTGAATCATTCTCCACGTTCggaaagcttttaaataaatcTGAGTCTTTGTTTGACCTTCAGGCCTGTCAGAAAGGAGACCCACTGTCCGTTCTGAAGAAACagctggaggagaaagagaagctGCTGACCACCGAGCAGGAGGGCGCCGCCACCGCCAAGAGCCGCCTCCGAGATCTCAGCAAGGTGAGCCAGGAAGCGTCCAGATCGTCAATCGTGTGATCTCTGCGAGATTCATTCCTTCAGTTCTGTTGGTTTTGTCAAGGTGACAACAATGCTACCCAACAAGGAACAGTACCGAGACACCTTAAAATATCTGAGATACAACGACAAGTCAGTAGAACAGATGGAAATGTTCCAGACGGAGGGGACTGAATCAGACATGTCTTAAAATAACCACTGAAGAATGTGAAATAAGGCAACTGACTCCATTAGTAAGATTCCTCTGGACTCTAGACAGAGGAAACAACCAAGCAAATACATTTGGACAGTTGATTAAATTAACATGTTGGCTTCAGACCTTCAGTGTTTCATAAGAAAGTCAAGGTTACTTTAGGCTTCCTGTGTTTCCTTCTTCAGGAACTTGGTGCAGAGAAATCCAAGGTGGCGTCTTTGGATGCCCGTCTGAAGGCGGAGCTGAGTGCTCAGGTTCAGAAGGTCGATGCCATGCAGGCCAGAATGGAGACTGCTAACCAGGAACACCTGAACCAAACCCAGAAGCTCAACCAGAAGGTACAAACCATACCAACTAACTCTGAATCCTTCAGTGGCAGATCAAAGGAAGCTTTTCAGGGCCAGTAAAGTCTCAAGTCCAAAAGGGCAAGTCTAAGTAAAGTCTCAAAACCTTGCGGGAAAATCTAAGTCAAATCCCAGAGGGAAAGTCAAAGTCGAGTCAAGTCCTTGAGGGCAAGTCTAAATCAAGTCCCCAAGGGCAGATCCAAGTCAAGTCCCCAAGGGCAAGTCTAAGTCAAGTCTCAAATCTTGTCAAAGCAAGTATCAATTCAAATAAAGTCTCAAGTCCAACAGGGCAAGTCTAAGTCCAATCTCAAAACCTTGCTGGAAAATCTAAGTCAAATCCCAGAGGGAAGAGTCAAAATCGAGTCAAGTCTTGTAAAAGAAAAGTCTTAAGTCTCAATTCAAGTCCTTGGAGGTATGCCTAAGTCATGTCTTGTGTCCTTGAGGGAACATTtgagtcaagtctcaagtcttgtCAAAGCAAGTATCAATTCAAGTCTAATGCCCTTGAGGGCAAGTCTAAGTCCAATCTCAAAACCTTGCAGGAAAATCTAAGTGAAATCCCAGAGGGAAGAGTCAAGTCTTGTAAAAGAAATGTCTCAAGTCAATCTCAAGTCCTTGAGACCAGATCCAAGTCAAGTCTGAAATGTTCTCAAAGAAAGTCTCAATTCAAGTCTAAAGTCCTTGGAGGTATGTCCAAATCAAGTCACAGGTCTTCAAGAGCAAATTCCAAATCTGTGAGGTCTCTGAATGCTGATCATTAAAATGACTCTCAAAGCTGTTAATAGTGACTTTAAGTATCAGGGGTCGAGTTCTGTCTGACTGGTTGTTGGCCGGCACAGATAAGCTAAGTCCTTGTAGCATGTTTTAGCTAACTGTCTGTTAAACTTGAACAGATCGGGGGTCTGCAGGAGCAGCTGGAGAACGGTCCCAACGCTCAGCTGGCCCGACTGCAGCAGGAGAACTCCATCCTCCGAGACGCCCTGAACCAGGCGACCAGCCAGGCCGAGAGCAGGTAACGCACACAACGACCGACCGCTAGACTGGGTCGTATCGTAGCTCCTGACCTGTAAATAGCATTCATGTCAACATCCGAGTCGTTGTTATGACTGTGATAACTCTGGTTGTTAACAAATGACAGGACTGGTTCTGTCGGACCCCGTCAGTCCACCAGCTTCCTTCCGTCATCcggtctaaccctaaccctccctGCAGGCAGAACGCGGAGCTGGCCCGTGTCAGGCAGGACTGCGTCCGTCTGGGTAAGGAGTTGACCGAGCGTACCGACGCTCTGCGGGCCGACGAGGAGCGCAGGAAGAGCCTGGAGTCCAAGATGGCTGCTGCCGAACAAGAACTGTCCCAAGCCCAGGTCAGAAACACAGAACTGTAAATGTCCATTCTTCAGAGAGAAAAGCTCACCAAGCTGCATCTGTGGTTTCTTACTTCTTTCAAATACTTTAAAAATGTCTTCTCCAAAACACCTTTATGTTAACATTCAATATGACGGTGgagctaacaggaagtgaccatggacgtataaagagaactggatacagcgtcggaggctcccgttcattcctatgagagagtctcagtggagcatgaagccgaAATCGCTCGACTGTCAGATCATCGGCGttcttcctcatccattgggcccatagatcaggcgcagtagcgtctcctttaactcctcctccacctcctcctcctgcctctcgctcctttaactcctcctcccgcctctcgctcctttaactcctcctccacctcctcctcccgcctctcgctcctttaactcctcctccacctcctcctcccgcctctcgctcctttaactcctcctccacctcctcctcccgcctctcgctcctttaactcctcctccacctcctcctcccgcctctcgctcctttaactcctcatCCCAGctctcgctcctttaactcctcctcccggccctcgctcctttaactcctcctcccggcccttgctcctttaactcctcctcccatccctcgctcctttaactcctcctcccggccctcgctcctttaactcctcctcctcctcctcctcctggccctcgctccagcctcggtctgggtctcactcacatgaacggaggaagggaaataactctggattcagctgttagtgcgtTTTAATGATTCagactggggagttgattcacctcaaaataaatgatcctctgagttacagacgtctctttcccaatggaagcatgggaaaaagtatttttgggcccgatggcgtgacggacatggaagttgtagtaccgccgtttggccattACGAACGTTTGCTTcacagcccggcgctcttcctggaggctcGGAAGTGACCcgttttttctgtttgtttcagctGGTCCATGAGGACGCTGAGCGTGCTCAGCAGCGGCGACTGGAGGAAGTGCGTTTGGAGCTGAACGCGGCGCAGCAGGAAGCCGCTGCCGTTAGCGGTGAGTGTTTCTGTCAGTGTAAAGCTAACTCCGCCCACAATGTCCCAGGAACTATGGATAAGTCCAGGAATGATCACAGGAAATAAAACATTCCTTCAGTACACAGATTTCTGTATTTCCATCACGTCTCAATGTTCCAGACAGCCAGTAACTCAATAACAGGATTGTTCTGCTGTTGGTCCCTCAGAGCTGCAGGGGGCGCTGGCGTCCAGAGAGACCGAACTACAGGAGCTCAAGGTCCAGCTGGAGAGCCGCGCTGCAGCCCAGGTAAATAACCTGCTATTATTAAACAACTCCTTTGATTGATTTATATTGATGACAACAAATTGCTGTTTATTCTGTTGCTTTCTCCGCCTTCATGACCCCCTCACTGCTGATTGAAAGGAATGTGAAGACATTTATTTGGTTCCTCTTGTTTTCCAGCCAGTGTTTGTTAAGCTAGCTGCGTGTTTCTCTCTCAGAAGACATTTACTTAAAATGAAATGAGCCTTTTGCTGGTTAACATTGATGGCTACATCTGCAGTAATAAGTAAAGTAGACTTTGGACCAAATCAATAACTTTGAAAGACAATCTGTGAAGGGAATGATTTTCTCGTAGagtttaactttaactttttagTTGTCAAATAGCATCCGGTCTTGACAGCACCGccctgtttgtgtctgcaggtgGACCGGTCGTCTGAAGTGGATCAGCTGAAGAACTGGTAACTGTTCTGCTGTCACGTTATTGAACCAATGACTCCGGCCCTGTCTACATGGATACAGAGATTTTACCCTCCGTTGAATTCTGTCCACACAAACTTCGTTTAACAAAATATCTCCGTCCACAATGGACGTCAACCTCCGGGTCTGCAcagtgaagccgatgctgaagAGCCCTAAAGCTGCATcctctctaccagccagcagggggcgactcctctggttgtgtAGAAGTCTATGTGAAAATGagcttctacttctctcttgatttattacctcagtaaacattgtaaacatgagtttatggtctcaatcgctagtttcaattCTTCTtggccaaacaccaagatgaggacgtccaaaaaccaagatggtgacggcccaaaaccaagatggtgacggcccaaaaccaagatggtgacggccaaaaaccaagatggtgacggcccaaaaccaagatggtgacggcccaaaaccaagatggtgacggccaaaaaccaagatggtgacggcccaaaaccaagatggtgacggccaaaaaccaagatggcgacggccaaaaaccaagatggcgacggccaaaaaccaagatggcgacggccaattccaagatggcgacggccaaaaaccaagatggcgacggccaaaaaccaagatggcgacggccaaaaaccaagatggcgacggccaattccaagatggcgacggccaaaaaccaagatggtgacggccaaaaaccaagatggcgacggccaaaaaccaagatggcgacggccaattccaagatggcgacggccaaaaaccaagatggcgacggcccaaaaccaagatggcgacggccaattccaagatggcgacggccaaaaaccaagatggcgacggcccaaaaccaagatggcgacggccaaaaaccaagatggcgacggccaaaaaccaagatggcgacggccaaaaaccaagatggcgacggccaattccaagatggcgacggccaaaaagcaGTAGCtggttatttcttttttttatagatatTTGAGATTTATCTTTCTGGTTCACGGCGTGACGTGTTATGTGGCGAAACCGAAATGTGACTCATGTGGACGGACGACGTGGTGGAGTTGCTGCTTAGCGTCACCGTATTGTTGTCGTTGTCTCTGGAACAtgctcattacacaaagcaacaatggaCATGAGCAAATTGATGAGATGACATCATCGTTTCCATGAATACACAGTAACCAGAGAAAAAATCTCcgttttagtcacctaaaagtAGTTTACGTTGACGAGAGGCCGAAACGTAGAGGAAAATGTTCGTTAATGTGTAGACGGGGCCTGAGATGTTGTGGAGGTGTGGCGGATTGTAATCTGACTTCCTGTGTGACTTCCTGTCAGCGTGCAGCTCAGAGACGAGCAGGTCGTCGCTCTGGAGGCGGAGCTCACTCAGCTGAGGGCGGAGCTACAACTGACGTCTTCACAGTCAGAGAGGTCAGAAACAAAAGACGCACAAAACATTTAATGTCCTGATTCAGAATCCTCCGATGTTACTTCAGtcggggttttctcctggtgctcaggtttctcccacaattccaaCTCGTGCATCAGGCTAATTGGACACTAATTACCCCAAATATGTTTTAagatatttgggggtaatttagagtactAAAAAAACTTTAACTGATCATATTTCAGAAaaggttttctcctggtgctcaggtgtatatactgtatatattaataagaaataatttattaataaaaaaataaaaaacagtcaaTTAAAATTTCCgatacgtctctctctctgagtaaattgtagatatctacattgtcctttttagataatctaaaattaaattatgacgttgtagatatctctaactggagttagggagagtctaaatgtaattacagatatctagaattagagttgtgACGAGGTGAAATGACGttctagatatctggaataagaactctgactagtcagaatgttattgtagatatctctaacgTTAATTCAGGATAGTCAAGCTgagatattaaatgttaaaacttcTTGACTTAGAGTTTGATCACAGCAGCATCTGGTGGACGTCGGAggaactgcagctcaacaactTCAGttaaaatctgagattttgtaaatagtttatttgtttctttgtgtCCTCAGAGTGAAGGAAGAtgaagcagcagctgatcagaCGCAGAAAGACGTATGTTTAAataatgtcatcatcatcatcgtgtTTACCTGCCGGTGTATCGTCACATATTATTTTACATGACcattagttaaaaaaaagaccTGGAACATCCAGACGTCCTGGATGCTGTCAGAGGGAACCGCTGATTCAGGCGGTTATTTTCTGTAttgtaatattaaaaacaagctGTGAGGTTtgtgatgtttcttcttcttcttcttcttctcctctgcaGGGATCAGGAAGTGAGACGGAGTCTGAGCAGCCGTTTGAAAGGTGAGAAACACATCTGGATTAAACAGCTGATTCAGGACTGAGTTCTGGAGGAAAGATTCATTTTCTGGTTTTTGTGtttaacaaaattaattaattttaaaccTCTATGTGACTCtttcaaagtacaaaaaaaacacattttatttctcccatttttatttaaaaaaacatttaactgaAATACAAGATCCTTCATGGCAAAACATATCCATGTTAACTGATGTCTGTTTTTAAATGCTAAAAGTAAAATAGTCTTCAAAACATAAAAGATCTGCCGCTGAAATGATTTCAaactttttagtttttatcaAAAATCTGGTAGAAATGAGCGTCAATATTTAATAACGTTACTCAGTGAAGCAGAATTATTGACCAtgttgtgtttgttgacgttgtgtttgttgttgatgtgtttattgtctgttgttgacgtatttattgtttgttgttgacgtgtttgtttttgttgttgacgTTGTGTTTCTTGTTGTTAacgttgtttgtttgttgttgacgttgtttttgttgttgttgacgttgacgtgtttgttgttgacgttgtgtttgttgttgttgttgacgtgtttgttgttgacgtgtttgttgttgttgttgacgtgTTTGGTGTtgacattgtgtttgtgtttgttgttgacgttgtgtttgttgttgttgttgacgtgtttgttgttgacgttgtgtttgtttttgacgttgtgtttgttgttgttgacgtgtttgtatttgttgttgatgttgtgtttgttgttgttgttgtgtttgttgttgacgttgtgtttgtttttgacgttgtgtttgttgttgttgttgacgtgtttgtatttgttgttgatgttgtgtttCTTGTTGTTAACGTTGTTTGTTTGTcgctgatgtttgtttgttgttgttaacgTTGTTTG
This window contains:
- the rrbp1b gene encoding ribosome-binding protein 1b isoform X1 translates to MDVSDPQTLGFMVFGGFMFISAVGIALVSTLSMKETSYEEALAKQRRKLVQTQPQRAEKKKKDKTLEKKNKAKKKEERPDEKLSDPGSDGGEEPEVVACTEPESDPEPAAEPAAAAPEPKPTPEPEPEPIVVTATATATTIDSPPAPSPKEKKKKKSAKVELAAVVETVAKEVLVMAAAPVVDVSPVNVVTEVTKEPTVAKIEEPKETASKKKKSKNKPEPVTDSSVPLPYGELLSAVSNGTLSDDEMHKLTEVLNQTAGVRQDSWQLACQKGDPLSVLKKQLEEKEKLLTTEQEGAATAKSRLRDLSKELGAEKSKVASLDARLKAELSAQVQKVDAMQARMETANQEHLNQTQKLNQKIGGLQEQLENGPNAQLARLQQENSILRDALNQATSQAESRQNAELARVRQDCVRLGKELTERTDALRADEERRKSLESKMAAAEQELSQAQLVHEDAERAQQRRLEEVRLELNAAQQEAAAVSELQGALASRETELQELKVQLESRAAAQVDRSSEVDQLKNCVQLRDEQVVALEAELTQLRAELQLTSSQSERVKEDEAAADQTQKDGSGSETESEQPFESLERDSQLLHLEEELQQLREELQQARNHGNELQDQMATPSTAERESEQREAELKAALTEAESRFDTLRLDFQASLQVLFPGVSVEAEQSDWMQSFTLKVQESRSEAERSHSELQSRLNEAERKQTELQTEFHQNTKLLQETEAELQALQRRSEEEENIWKNKLSEAEQQKQTVLDQLKLQEDDVHSKRTETEDTQQLKEQLMLLEAQLEKQLEEATFSQSCCEELAQVQSQVQQLSVRLQAEQQQRQQLDRQLQQAQQEVLELQQQQVETDQRSAAPLQEETVKETETVKEETETVLKEETVQVKEETETVKEETAV